The following proteins come from a genomic window of Nocardioides albertanoniae:
- a CDS encoding ArsR/SmtB family transcription factor: MLRIHFTCEDLARVRIADGPDALWEVQLSLHALQTHGRAVELARWRRQTMHLLPRDVLCPLAEIAPPRGISPDFMTPSGGGHGFGDGMEISLRTPKGAISAQLAAMASRRRLTPWLEAVRRAEAAALRTLGKAMAIYHEGAIAPVWRSLSDVVAADRHLRARQMSEGGLEAVLGGLPGCRWRAPVLEIDNYTDAEIHLEGRGLLLQPSYFCEPETPFKLCDPGPEPMLAYPTAKPATGLTASVESSGAPGQPVSALLGRTRAAALAAVRSGCSTGELARRCEISVGSASQQASILREGGLITTRREGASVRHEITRLGSQVLSGAAAS; the protein is encoded by the coding sequence ATGCTGCGGATTCACTTCACCTGCGAGGACCTTGCCCGCGTCAGGATCGCCGACGGTCCCGACGCGCTCTGGGAGGTGCAGCTCAGCCTGCACGCGCTCCAGACGCACGGACGCGCCGTGGAGCTGGCGCGATGGCGCCGGCAGACCATGCACCTGCTGCCGCGAGACGTGCTGTGCCCGCTCGCCGAGATCGCGCCCCCGCGCGGGATCTCACCGGACTTCATGACGCCGTCGGGCGGAGGCCACGGGTTCGGTGACGGGATGGAGATCTCCTTGCGTACGCCGAAGGGCGCGATCTCCGCGCAGCTCGCCGCGATGGCGAGCCGGCGGCGGTTGACCCCCTGGCTCGAGGCCGTACGTCGTGCCGAGGCGGCGGCGCTGCGTACGTTGGGGAAGGCGATGGCGATCTACCACGAGGGTGCGATCGCGCCGGTGTGGCGCTCGTTGAGCGACGTGGTCGCGGCCGACCGGCACCTGCGTGCCCGGCAGATGTCGGAGGGCGGCCTGGAGGCGGTGCTGGGCGGCCTCCCCGGGTGCCGATGGCGGGCGCCCGTGCTGGAGATCGACAACTACACCGATGCCGAGATACACCTCGAGGGCCGCGGACTCCTGCTCCAGCCGTCCTACTTCTGCGAGCCGGAGACCCCGTTCAAGCTGTGCGATCCCGGACCCGAGCCGATGCTGGCCTACCCCACCGCCAAGCCGGCCACCGGGCTCACGGCTTCGGTCGAGTCCTCGGGGGCGCCCGGTCAGCCGGTGAGCGCCCTGCTCGGACGTACGCGTGCTGCCGCGCTCGCAGCGGTGCGGTCGGGGTGCTCGACCGGTGAACTGGCGCGCCGGTGCGAGATCTCGGTCGGCTCGGCCAGCCAGCAGGCGAGCATCCTGCGCGAAGGCGGCCTCATCACCACGCGTCGCGAGGGCGCCTCGGTCCGTCACGAGATCACCAGGCTCGGGTCGCAGGTGCTGAGCGGGGCCGCGGCGTCCTGA
- a CDS encoding alpha/beta hydrolase → MTANCPETPARPPFDPELVPVLETLRAEAGETATVSAQTLEAARRRNAEGFSDIEPVDLTAGGAVRIEEFQAPGPAGAPEITLLVLRPVAESAPRPAIFHTHGGGMVMGNRMAGVDAFLPHVADGSAVVVSVEYRLAPEHPDPAPVEDCYAGLVWTAKNAATLGVDPERIMIGGSSAGGGLAAGTALLARDRGFPRLTHQILICPMLDDRLETHSSQMLDEEGVWDRNSNLFGWTALLGERRGGPDVTPYAAPARAEDLTGLPRTYIDTGSVETFRDETLTYARRLSEAGVSVDLHMWGGGFHGFDQVAGQAAVSRASVATREEFVRRALAG, encoded by the coding sequence ATGACCGCGAACTGTCCCGAGACCCCCGCTCGCCCGCCGTTCGACCCCGAGCTCGTGCCCGTGCTCGAGACGCTGCGGGCCGAGGCCGGTGAGACCGCGACGGTCTCGGCACAGACCCTGGAGGCCGCGCGACGACGGAACGCCGAGGGGTTCTCGGACATCGAGCCGGTGGATCTGACCGCGGGCGGAGCGGTCAGGATCGAGGAGTTCCAGGCACCGGGGCCGGCAGGAGCACCGGAGATCACGCTGCTGGTCCTGCGGCCGGTCGCCGAGAGCGCCCCTCGCCCGGCGATCTTCCACACCCACGGCGGTGGCATGGTCATGGGCAACCGCATGGCCGGCGTCGACGCCTTCCTCCCCCACGTCGCCGACGGCAGCGCCGTGGTCGTCTCGGTGGAGTATCGCCTCGCCCCCGAGCACCCCGACCCGGCACCCGTCGAAGACTGCTACGCCGGCCTCGTCTGGACGGCGAAGAACGCCGCGACGCTCGGGGTCGACCCCGAGCGCATCATGATCGGCGGATCGAGCGCGGGCGGCGGCCTGGCTGCCGGCACCGCACTGCTCGCCCGTGACCGCGGCTTCCCCCGGCTGACCCACCAGATCCTGATCTGTCCGATGCTCGACGACCGCCTCGAGACCCACAGCAGCCAGATGCTCGACGAGGAGGGCGTCTGGGACCGCAACTCCAACCTGTTCGGCTGGACCGCGCTGCTCGGCGAGCGCCGAGGCGGCCCCGACGTCACCCCGTACGCCGCACCAGCACGCGCCGAGGACCTCACCGGCCTCCCCCGCACCTATATCGACACCGGCTCGGTGGAGACCTTCCGCGACGAGACGCTGACCTATGCCCGCCGGCTCTCGGAGGCGGGCGTCAGCGTCGACCTCCACATGTGGGGCGGCGGGTTCCACGGGTTCGACCAGGTCGCCGGCCAGGCGGCCGTCTCGCGCGCCTCGGTCGCGACCCGCGAGGAGTTCGTCCGTCGGGCCCTGGCGGGCTGA